AGCGTGCCGACCGGCCCGTTGCCGAGACGCACCGGCACCCCCGCCACGGCACGCACGCTCGGGTGCAGCAGCGGCGCGAGACCAGGCCAGCGCTCGTCGTCCTGCACGTCACTGGTGGTCACCGCGGCGTTGCTGAAGAACGCCGAGACGCACGGGCCGCGGCCGATCGCCGCCTGCGCGTGCTCCAGACTGCGTCCGGCCTCGTCGGTCGTCACGAGGTAACGCAGCCGCTTGCTCTCGTCGGCGAACATCAGGCCGGCACCCGCGTAACCGAACAACCGGTCGACCACTCGGACAATGCGCTCCAGATGGTGGACGACCCCGGTGGCCTCAGTGGTCTTGTGGAGGCCTCGCAGGCTCGCCACCAG
The window above is part of the Sphaerisporangium rubeum genome. Proteins encoded here:
- a CDS encoding GAF and ANTAR domain-containing protein; this translates as MTRIDPEALVASLRGLHKTTEATGVVHHLERIVRVVDRLFGYAGAGLMFADESKRLRYLVTTDEAGRSLEHAQAAIGRGPCVSAFFSNAAVTTSDVQDDERWPGLAPLLHPSVRAVAGVPVRLGNGPVGTLNVYQGEPQEWEESDTQALMAYAHVIEEVLAAAVRAEEKSVLADQLQYALDYRIVIERAIGYLMGKHDITAAEAFTGLRKRARDSRRRVADLAAEILGEQAPPA